A portion of the Plodia interpunctella isolate USDA-ARS_2022_Savannah chromosome 4, ilPloInte3.2, whole genome shotgun sequence genome contains these proteins:
- the RpL39 gene encoding large ribosomal subunit protein eL39: MSAHKTFIIKRKLAKKLKQNRPIPQWVRMRTGNTIRYNAKRRHWRRTKLKL; encoded by the exons Atg tcgGCCCACAAGACTTTTATTATCAAGCGGAAGCTGgctaaaaaactaaaacagaACCGACCTATTCCTCAATGGGTTCGAATGCGCACGGGGAATACAATCCG GTACAATGCTAAGAGGCGTCACTGGAGAAGGACAAAGCTCAAGCTGTAA